CTGTATGTATTTGATGAAGACGGTTCTATTATAAAAAGTTTTCCGGTTGAAGGTTTGCCCGATTTTTACTATGGGAAGCTAAAAAACGACGGACACCGATATGTTCTCCTCAGCAAGGGCGACAAAAAGCTGGCAGCTTATGTCATTGACTAAAAAAGCGTTTTTTAGGCGTAGTAGGCACAAAGTCTTTCAAATAAAAAGGTTCAAAATAAGCTACATCTTCAAATTGATGATTGTTGAATTTTTCTTTTGCTTCTTTTAGCAGATAACGTGCTGAGTTTTGAAATCCACTAACTACTTTAATTCTTTCTGATTGCTCAAAAAGGCTACTTAATTTATTTGCACCATCGCCAAACAGAACCAGTTGATATTTTTCTGTCAAATGATCAAAAGTATTTTCATCTATTACTCTAGCTGCTGTAGCTTCTTGTGGCTGCAAATCTAACCGATAAATAGCTGTGTAAACTTCCATTCTACGTGCATCAATCATAGGACAAAATAAACTATCTAGAGACAAATCATCTTTCCTAAGACTTTTCAGTTGATCTATATAACCAGTCACCATAGCATCCAACGTATTGATCGCAATTAAAGGAATATCCAAAGCATAACAGATACCCTTGGCTACTGAAACACCAATGCGCAAGCCTGTATAAGAACCCGGCCCCTTACTAACAGCTATAGCATCCAAATCTTTCATTTCTAGGCCTGATTTTGCCATAACCTCCTTAATGAAAATTGTTAGCATAGACGCATGCGCATTATGCTCATGGTGATCCCGACAGGAAACCAATACCCCATTTATACTAAGTGCTACAGAACAGG
This Olivibacter sp. SDN3 DNA region includes the following protein-coding sequences:
- the tsaB gene encoding tRNA (adenosine(37)-N6)-threonylcarbamoyltransferase complex dimerization subunit type 1 TsaB, which codes for MNILHIETATATCSVALSINGVLVSCRDHHEHNAHASMLTIFIKEVMAKSGLEMKDLDAIAVSKGPGSYTGLRIGVSVAKGICYALDIPLIAINTLDAMVTGYIDQLKSLRKDDLSLDSLFCPMIDARRMEVYTAIYRLDLQPQEATAARVIDENTFDHLTEKYQLVLFGDGANKLSSLFEQSERIKVVSGFQNSARYLLKEAKEKFNNHQFEDVAYFEPFYLKDFVPTTPKKRFFSQ